The following coding sequences lie in one Myxococcales bacterium genomic window:
- a CDS encoding cation transporter, producing MLSPSPTIMSTPKLARYAWLSIAAAIATIALKMAAWRLTGSVGLLSDAAESVVNLIAAITALWMLTLAAKPADEEHAYGYSKAEYFASGVEGALILVAAAAIAFAAVERLLEPAPIEKLEFGLVVSLAASLINLAVARVLLVVGKRHHSIALEADGHHLMTDVWTSAGVLIGVGLVAVTGYQRLDPIVAILVALNIVRSGVMLIQRSARGLLDVALVPEEQQALRTVLDRYAGPELEFHALRTRQAGARRFVSLHVLVPGDWSVERGHQLLEEIEKDIRAAVPNVHVLTHLEPLEDPRSFEDQALDRPEPDG from the coding sequence ATGCTCTCGCCGAGTCCGACGATCATGTCGACCCCGAAGCTCGCCCGCTACGCCTGGCTGTCGATCGCCGCGGCGATCGCGACCATCGCGCTGAAGATGGCGGCCTGGCGCCTGACGGGTTCGGTGGGGCTGCTCTCTGATGCCGCCGAGTCGGTCGTCAACCTGATCGCTGCGATCACCGCGCTGTGGATGCTCACGCTCGCGGCCAAACCCGCGGACGAGGAGCACGCCTACGGCTACAGCAAGGCGGAGTACTTCGCGAGCGGCGTCGAGGGCGCGCTGATCCTGGTGGCGGCCGCGGCCATCGCCTTTGCTGCGGTGGAGCGCCTGCTCGAACCCGCGCCCATCGAGAAACTCGAGTTCGGACTCGTCGTGTCGCTGGCTGCGTCGCTGATCAACCTGGCGGTCGCGCGAGTGCTGCTCGTCGTTGGCAAACGACACCACTCGATCGCGCTCGAGGCGGATGGGCATCACCTGATGACCGATGTCTGGACCTCGGCGGGTGTGCTGATTGGGGTTGGGCTGGTGGCGGTCACGGGCTATCAGCGCCTCGACCCGATCGTGGCCATCCTCGTTGCCCTCAACATCGTTCGCTCCGGCGTCATGTTGATCCAGCGTTCCGCGCGCGGGCTGCTCGATGTGGCGCTGGTGCCCGAAGAGCAGCAGGCGCTGCGCACGGTGCTGGACCGCTACGCGGGACCCGAGCTCGAGTTTCACGCGCTTCGCACCCGCCAGGCCGGCGCGCGGCGGTTCGTGTCGCTGCACGTGCTGGTGCCGGGCGACTGGAGCGTCGAGCGAGGTCACCAGCTGCTCGAGGAGATCGAGAAGGACATCCGCGCGGCGGTCCCCAACGTACACGTGTTGACCCACCTCGAGCCGCTGGAGGACCCGCGTTCGTTCGAGGATCAAGCGCTCGATCGGCCGGAGCCCGACGGCTGA